A window of the Arachis duranensis cultivar V14167 chromosome 5, aradu.V14167.gnm2.J7QH, whole genome shotgun sequence genome harbors these coding sequences:
- the LOC107491041 gene encoding uncharacterized protein LOC107491041, with translation MHPAALPVVSKLSGMILLFPFSIPCSPKDITIHDVNLSCPLRILDLNHRRGSSLLCAARRQVRYQDGDIDDDEYGHNKEIAMLELYSQSARDEVLFVHAIVDQEEVDVLIFKGLSSSLSYSTSPDLTRSILPERAVIKTIDRIKGPFDPNNIVYLQKDVPWEDFKTNLLSN, from the exons ATGCATCCTGCAGCACTTCCCGTGGTATCCAAACTTTCGGGGATGATTCTATTATTTCCATTTTCCATACCATGTTCTCCGAAGGACATTACTATACACGATGTCAACTTGTCATGTCCCCTCAGAATTTTGGATTTGAACCACAGAAGAGGTTCGAGTCTTTTATGTGCAGCAAGAAGGCAGGTTCGATATCAAGATGGGgatattgatgatgatgaatatgGGCACAATAAGGAAATTGCAATGTTGGAGTTGTACAGTCAATCAGCAAGAGATGAAGTACTCTTTGTTCATGCCATTGTGGACCAAGAGGAAGTAGATGTGCTCATCTTCAAG GGCCTTTCTTCAAGCTTGAGCTACAGTACCTCCCCAGACTTAACTAGAAGCATTCTACCAGAAAGGGCAGTGATAAAGACCATAGATAGAATCAAAGGGCCTTTCGACCCTAACAATATAGTGTACCTGCAAAAAGATGTACCATGGGAAGATTTCAAGACAAATCTGCTATCTAATTAA